Below is a window of Undibacterium sp. YM2 DNA.
TTGCTGGCCAGGTCCTGGCCTTTGGCGCTGTCGTAATTGGTGAACCAGGAAAAGCCGCGTTCATCAAATTCTTTGATAAGGACGATGCGTGAACTGGGCTTGCCATCAGTGCTGACTGTCGAAAGTGTCATGGCATTGGGTTCTGGCACATCGGCTTTCAAGGCATGATCGAACCAGCTGGCAAACTGGCTGTAAGGTTCGGGCTTTACATCAGCTTCGGCCAGGCTGGCTTTTTTGTAGTCGGTGCGGATATCAGCTATGGACATGTATATCTTTCATATCATCTTCAGAAATATTACAGGGTGTTTGCGGCTTGTTTCATGCAGCAATGCCACGCCTTGCCTGCATGGCTGCACCCAGGGTGGCCATTTGTGCATCAGAAAACAGACGTTTTGCCATCGGGGCGATCTGTGTTTCTTCTATCTGCATGTGCTCGCCATACAGGGCTTGAAAGTCTTTTACTGCCGCATCAGACAGGTGTGCTGCGCTTGCTGCGGCAATGGCAGTTAGCTGCTTTTCGAGCTGGCTCCATTGCGCGGCCATGTCTTCATGCTGGCTCAGGATTTTTGGCAGCAGGGTGGCCAGCAAGCTGGCATCCTCATCTTTGGCCGTTGCTTGCAGTTCAGGCAAGAGATTGATTTCTTCATCTTCGTGGTGCAAGGGCGCTGCTTTGATAAAATAATTCAGGACTGACTGCGCCGCCTGCTGCGCATCCTTGTCTGCGCCGTGGCTGGGCAGGTGTTCCAGCAACTTGCCCATGGTCGCCAGTTGCTTGCGTATGCGGTCATGGCAATGCTTGAGTACGGCCAGGGGCTGGTCAAAGCCTGGAGCGCTGTCGAATAGAGTATTCATGTTCACTTCACCTTTGTAGATATGCTTATTATGCAATAGACAGGCTGCTACTGCTTGCGTCATATCAAATTTAGGTTCACAGACTCTCAGCCATGC
It encodes the following:
- a CDS encoding hemerythrin domain-containing protein translates to MNTLFDSAPGFDQPLAVLKHCHDRIRKQLATMGKLLEHLPSHGADKDAQQAAQSVLNYFIKAAPLHHEDEEINLLPELQATAKDEDASLLATLLPKILSQHEDMAAQWSQLEKQLTAIAAASAAHLSDAAVKDFQALYGEHMQIEETQIAPMAKRLFSDAQMATLGAAMQARRGIAA